In Leptotrichia sp. oral taxon 221, the DNA window AAAGAATTTGAGTAAACATAAGCATTTTCGCCCCAAATAGCTTCGCATAGCGAATCAATCGTTACAATTCGTCCAGCATCTCTGTATAAGGTTTTTAATAGTTCATATTCCTTTGCAGTTAAGGAAATTTTTTCCCCATCCTTTACAATTTCTCCCCGTGAAAAATCAATCTGACAGCCATTTAAGTTCACAATAAAATTCTCTTCCTTGTAAGTCCGTCGCAAAATTGCCGTAATCCTAAACAAAAGTTCTTTTGGCAAAAAAGGTTTTACAATATAATCGTCCGCTCCCAATCCAAATCCTTTAAACTTGTCTTCATCCTCCCCTCGTGCTGTTAAAAATAAAATCGGATAATTGCTGTCCTTTCTCAACTTTTCAAGCAACTCAAAACCATTCCCATCTGGAAGCATCACATCCAATATCACAAAATCAGGTTTCTTTTCTTCAACACATTTTAAAGCCTCTTTCACATTTCTAGCAGTCCTTGTATTTTCATAACCTCCATCTTCCAAAATCGACACAACCATATTCAAAATTTCCTGCTCATCATCCACAATTAAAATACATTTATCTCTCAAATATTTTTCAACCATTTCCAACTTCCTCCAATTATCACTAAAATTCATAAATCATTATATCACAAAAATCACTCCCAACTTCCCAAATTTCCAAAAAGTAAGGTAAATGTAAAGTAGCAAAAATGTTGCCGTAAGGTTGATGTGGTAACATATGAATATAGAAAAGGAAGAAACAAAATAAAAAAAATAATGAGAGGATGATTTCTATGAACAATGAAGTAATCAAAAAAACAACTGAAAAAAGAGTTTTTCTTTCAGACAAGGAACAACATCAAAAAATTAGTAAAATTGCATTAATTATGAGTTTAATCCCAATTTTAAGCCAATTTATTGCATTTTTTAAAGTGCATTATACAGTGTCACATATATTTGCTATTGTAAATATTTTATGTATTTTATGCTCTTTCGTTCTATCTATTTTATGTATCAAAAATCGAGAAAATCGAAATTTGATGAATATTTTTTCAATGATATTAAGTGGACTTTTTATGGTAATCATAGTTATAATTGCTTTTGCGGTTGTGGTTTATGCAGTAAAAGGATAGAAAATTGATATTAAATCAAAAAGAGACTTTGTTCAATTAATAAACAGAGTCTCTTTTATGCTATATTTGATAATCTTTTTATTGGGTTTCTTATTAGTCTTATACTACTTTTTTATAAAAATTCAATACAGTACAAATACATTTTTTATTTTCCGCATTCAACTTTTCATATCATAAAAATTCTCCAAAATCAGCAAAAGCTCCTCCCCGTAATCTCTAACTTTCCGTTTCCCCATTCCCCTTATTTGCGAAAGTTCTTCAACAGTTTTAGGATTTGCCTTTATTATGTCAACTAAAAGCTGATTTGAAGCAACGATGTAAGGTGGATATCCCAGCATTTGTGCTTCTCCAGCTCTCCATTCCTTCAAAATCTTATACAGTTCAGCTTCTTCCTCTGATAGATATTCTTCATGATTTTTGTTAACCTCTTTAATATATTTTCCATTTTGCAAAAAATTATTTTTCTCTAAATTTTTATCTATATTCTCCGCCTTTTCATATTCAACAAAAGCCGTCCAGTAATATTTCCCCTCAATTTTCACTAGCTCAGCCTGATACTTTACAATCTGGACATTTCCTAATATCCTTTCCAGCTTCCCTTGCTCAAATTCTTCTTTCCTCTCATTAAATGGCAAAGTTACAATTTTTAACACCTCAATTTCCCCCTTTTTGTTTCATTTTTTTAATCCGATACTTAGCAATCTTAAAATTGAATTCTATCTTCTACTTTCTCAAAACCGCTCCATAATCTTTCTCAACTTTAGCCACGATTTTATTTGAAATATCAACAATTTCCTTTTCTTCAAGTGTTTTGTTTTTATCTCTCAAGATTACACTAATTGCCACACTCTTCATTCCTGGCAACACTCCTGCACCTTGATAAATATCAAATAATTCCACTTTTTCAATCTTTTTATCAACTTTTTGAATAGTTTTTAAAACATCTCCAACTAAAATATCTTCTCTCATAACGAACGCAAAATCTCTTGGAACAGCTGGATATTTTACAATTCCTTGATATTTAATTTTCTTACCAATATATTTTTGAATCAAGTCAATGTTAAATTCTCCAACTAAAACTGATGTTTTTCCTAAATCAAAGTTTTCCAATACGTCTGGATGAATTTCCCCAAAGCTTCCAATCAATTCACGACCAACAAATACGTCAACTGAACGACCTGGATGGTATTGGCTTTGTTCAGAACGTTTTATCATATAATTATTGAATTTTAATTGTGTGAAAATTTCTTCCACAATTCCTTTTAAGTCATAAAAATCATAAGGAACTGGTTTTGGATTCCACAATGTCTTATTATTTTCTCCAGCCAAAATTATTCCCAATTTTACTTCTTCCTTCGCCAATTCTTCCGCTTTCACAAAAGTTCTACTAACTTCAAAAAATCTAATATTTGTAGCATTTCTATTCATATTTTCTTTAGCATTTTTTAACAAGCTATAAAGCAATGTTGGACGCAATGTTACAAAATCTTCTGTAATTGGTCTCAATAAATCAATTAAATTTTCTCTTTCAACGCTTGTGTATTTAATTTTTTCCATCGCATCTTTTGGTACAAAACTGTAATTAATAACTTCTTTAAGCCCAGCATTTGCCGCAATCAATTTCACTTGTGTAGAAAGTTTTGTTGTATCAATAACTGGTTTTTCACTAATATCCAATTTTGGTAAAATATTTTCAATATTATCAAAACCATACATTCTAATAACTTCTTCAAAATAATCTTGCTCATTTTCCAAGTCGTCACGGTAAGTAGGTGCAGTCAATGTCAATGTTTCCCCATTATCTACAACCTCGATTTCAAGTCTAGTCAATATCCCAATAACTGTTTCACGTGGAATATTTTTCCCAACAAAACGGTTCAATCTCTCAAAGTTTAATGTAGCTGTTTTTTTCTTGTATGGAACAGGATAATTGTCAACTACTCCTTCTAAAATTTCTCCACCTGCCACTTCTTGAATGATGTTTGCAAGTCTATTTATTACATTAATTGCATTTTCTTCATCGACTCTTCTTTCAAATCTGTATGAAGATTCACTAAATAATGTCAATCTTCTTGAAGTTTTTCTAACATTTTGTGAATTGAAGTTTGCCACTTCCAACAAAATATTTTTTGTATTTTCAGTAATTTCTGAATTTTGTCCACCCATTACTCCACCAAGTGCAACGGCTTTCACACCATCAGAAATCACGATATCATCGCTATTCAATTCTCTTTCTTGCTCATCAAGCGTAACTAATTTTTCATTTTCATGTCCCGCTCTCACAACAATTTTTCCACCTTCAATTTTATCCAGATCAAAAGTATGATTTGGTTGATTCAATTCCATCATTATGAAATTTGAAGCATCTACAATGTTGTTAATACTTCTAATTCCAATAGATTCCACTCTTTCTTTTAACCATTTTGGACTTTCTTTAACTGTAACATTTTTAATTATTCTAGCCACATATCTTTTCGCCAAATTACTGTCTTCAATTTCAACCGAAATATTATCAGCCGTTTTTTCAGAACTTTCTGAATTTATCACAAAACTTGGATATTTAACCTCTTTATTGTAATAGGCTCCTAATTCTCTTGCAATCCCAATATGCGATAAACAATCAGGACGATTCGGAGTGATTTCCAATTCAAAAACTGTATCGTTAATTCCTAAATACTCTTTCATAGGCACTCCAACAGGCGTATCTTCAGGCAAAATCATAATTCCATCCGAATCTTTCCCAATATTTAATTCTTCTTCAGAACATAACATTCCGTTCGATTCTACACCTCTAATTTTACCTTTTTTAATAACAAAATCTGGAGCTAATTTTGCTCCAACTTGTGCCAACACAACTTTGTCTCCAGCCTTATGATTAGGCGCTCCACACACGATTTGCAAAATTTCTTTTCCATTATCAACTTTACAAATTGTCAAGTGGTCAGAATCAGGGTGCATTTCTTTTTCAATAATTTGTGCCGTTACAACATTTTCTAAATTCTCCCCTAAAACCTCGATTTTTTCTACTTCCTGACCAATCATAGTCAAGGCATTTTCCATTTCATTTATTTCTATTCCATCTAAATCTATATATTGCTTTAACCAGTTTAACGAAATTAGCATTCTATTTTTGTATGACAAACCTATAAATTCTCAATTTATAGATTATCACACTCTCCTTTCTTTAATTTATAAATTACGTCTTTTCCACAATAATGTGGATAACTTTTTTTATTTAATAACAATCCCAATTGTAGAGAATTTCTGTAAAGTCTTTGTTTTTCAACTTTTCACGATTTATGAAAAAATTTAATACTCCAGCATCTCCAATGCAAACTTTCCATTTTTTCGTATTTTCATCATATTCACTGTCCAATTGAAATAGTACCGTATCATATTTTTTATATTTTTCTTCAAATTCTCTCGGATCACTCTGTGTAAAAAATGCAAATCCATCACATTGTGAATGAGGTTCTTCTGAATATTCCATTTCAATATTCAATATTTTACGATAAAGCCAATCTTCTTGATGTCTCTCCAACTTTTTCTCTTTACAAAGTTTATCAAACACACTATAAATTGCCTCTTCAAATCTTTCCTTCTCTGTTCGTAGCTCAAACTCTATTTTATAACTTTCATTATTGTTTGTAAGAAAACTTTCCTCATAATTATGCGGTTTATAAATGTTTTCAAGCTCTTTTTCATCATAAAATTCTTTAATCTCATCGTAATAAATCACACGAAAAGTATCTTGAACTGTCGGACTATCAAAATCAAGTCCAAACATAGCATCATCGTCATCAAATACAAAAAACTGTAAAATTCCCTTTTGGGGAAAATCCTTAAGTCCCTTCAAATCCTCGCAATTAATCTGTGCAATCATCAGCATTTCTTCACCATTAGGTGCTTTTGGAAATTCTGCTCCTTTTGGAAGATATGGCAATCCCACAATTTTACTGTCTGTTATTTTCAACTCATCTTCTACCAGCTTTATTTTTGCAAAAGTTTTAGTTGGTGAATTTTTTTCATAATCTTCACGAATTTCTTCGTAAAATTTTTGCACATACTCATCATCAATTTTGATTTCTTTATCATCCATTTTTAACACTCCAATTGATTTTTTCTATTCTACATTCAAATAAATTTTCCATCAAAAATTTTAGCTAAAAATACTATTATAAACTATTAGAACTGATCCAAAAATCTCTCATCATTTTCAAAAAATGCTCTTAAGTCATCAATTCCATATTTTAACATCGTAATTCTTTCAAGTCCCAATCCAAATGCAAATCCTTGATATTTTTGTGGGTCAATTCCAACACCTGAAAGCACTTTTGGATTTACCATTCCACTTCCAAGAATTTCAAGCCATCCTGTCCCTTTACAAACTCTACATCCTTCACCTTTACAAACTCCACATTCTACGTCCATTTCTGCAGAAGGTTCTGTAAATGGGAAAAAGTGTGGTCTAAATCTTACTCTTCTGTCTTCTCCAAATATTTTCTTTACAATATTTTCCAAAATCGCTTTAAAATTAGCAAAAGAAACATTTTCTCCAACCATAAGTCCTTCCATTTGGTGAAACATTGGTGTATGCGATACATCGTAGTCTGGACGGTAAACTTTTCCAATCGAAATCATTCTAAATGGTGGTTTTCTGTCTTCCATGTATCTAATTTGCATTCCAGAAGTTTGCGTTCTCAATACAACTTCATTTTCTTTAATATAGAATGTATCAGTAATTTCCCTCGATGGATGTGTTTTTGGAATATTTAATGCATCAAAATTATATTTTACATACTCAACTTCAGGTCCATCAACAATGTCAAATCCCATAGAAGAAACAATATCTTTAATTTCCATAACTGTTTTAGTAAGTGGATGAAGCGATCCAACATTAGCTTTTCTTCCCGGCAAAGTCACATCTATTGTTTCATTTTTCAATCTTTCCTGTTTAGCAATTTCCTTCAAGCCAGTTGTAGTTTCATCAAATTTCGCCAACAACACATTTTTTATTTCATTCGTAGTTTTTCCAAACTCAGCTCTTTTCTCAGCAGCAATATTTCCCATTTCCTTCATTATCGCCGTAAATTCCCCTTTTTTCCCTAGGATTTTTACTCTCAATTCATTCAATTCCTCAAGATTTCCAACTTTATCAAGTTTTTCTAACACTTCTTCTCTCAAGTGTGCTAATTTTTCTAACATTTTTCCTCCTATTTATTTTACTTTCTTTATCTAATAAAAACTTTATCAAATCTAAATCATTTTATTATAACACAAATTATTTTAATAAAGCAATTAACAACGCAATATCGTTATAAGTCACTCCACTTATTCTGCTCGCTTGACCTATTGTTCTTGGCTTTCCATAAACAAGTCCCGAAATAGCGATATTACTCAATCCTTGTACTTTTTCATAATCAAAATCTTCTGGAATAATCATTTCTTCCAATTTTTTAAATTTCTCAATTTGTGCTTTTTCACGCTCAATAAAAACCCTATATTTTGCTTCAATTTCAACTTGCTCTTTCGCCAACGAATCTAATTCAACCGTTTCCACAAATTCCGACAAATTATCATAGTTTATCTCTTTTCTCGCCAAAAATTCAAATGCCGAAACTGGATTATTCGCCCCCGTTTTCACAAATTCCTCATTATTTTTCTCTGCATACTCTTTCCCAAGCAAAAATAATTTCTCATTTGTTTCCTTCGTTGGATAAACCGTAATTCCCTTCAATCTCTCAATCTCTTTATCCATTTCTTTTTTCGCATTTTCAAGCTCATTCAATTTCTCTTCACTCAAAAGCCCAATTTCTTTAGCTTTATCGAATAATCTAATAAAAATATTGTCTTGTCTTAATGTTAATCTGTACTCCGCTCTTGAAGGCAACACTCTATAAGGCTCTGGCGTCTTTTTATTAATAATATCATCAATCAAAACTCCAATGTAACCTTCACTTCTATCAATCACAATTTGCTCTTTCCCTAATATTTTTCTAGCAGCATTCACACCTGCGATAAATCCTTGACAAGCCGCTTCCTCATATCCACTTGTTCCATTAATCGTACCAGCCGTATAAATTCCTTTAATCACTTTAGATTCCAAAGTCAAATTTAATTGATGAGCAGGAATAAAATTATATTCTATCGCATATCCATGTCTCACAATCTTTGCATTTTCAAGTCCAGTTATCGTTTTTAACATCGCTTCCTGTGCAAATGGCGGCATCGCAGTCGTAAACCCGTTAATATACACTTCATCCGATTCAACTGATTCTTGCTCCAAGAAAATTTGATGATTTGTCTTTTCAGGAAAATTCATTATTTTTCTGTCAAGCGACGGACAATGTCGAGGACCTTTTGTACTAACAATCCCAGTAACAATCGGTGAATATTGCAACATCTCCTTACCAACTCTTATCGTTTCTTCAGTCGTAAATGTCAACCAAGTCGGCAATGTCTGATTATACTCTTTTTTCGTTTCATATGAAAAATATCTAGGATTTTTTTCACCTTTTAATTCCTCCATTTTTGAGAAATCTATTGAATTTTTAGCAATTCTCGGAGGTGTTGCTGTTTGGTATCTATCTATCTCAAA includes these proteins:
- a CDS encoding HRDC domain-containing protein codes for the protein MLKIVTLPFNERKEEFEQGKLERILGNVQIVKYQAELVKIEGKYYWTAFVEYEKAENIDKNLEKNNFLQNGKYIKEVNKNHEEYLSEEEAELYKILKEWRAGEAQMLGYPPYIVASNQLLVDIIKANPKTVEELSQIRGMGKRKVRDYGEELLLILENFYDMKS
- the mnmG gene encoding tRNA uridine-5-carboxymethylaminomethyl(34) synthesis enzyme MnmG, with the translated sequence MKNYDVIVVGGGHAGVEAALASARQGLKTALFTIYLDSIAMMSCNPSVGGPGKSHLVSELGMLGGEMARHIDRYNLQLKNLNHTKGLASRITRAQADKYWYRIKMREIVEHQENLEIVQGIVSDLIVENGEIKGIEDNLGVKYGAKAVILCTGTFLKGQYIIGDVKYSAGRQGEPASDKLSDRLEELGFEIDRYQTATPPRIAKNSIDFSKMEELKGEKNPRYFSYETKKEYNQTLPTWLTFTTEETIRVGKEMLQYSPIVTGIVSTKGPRHCPSLDRKIMNFPEKTNHQIFLEQESVESDEVYINGFTTAMPPFAQEAMLKTITGLENAKIVRHGYAIEYNFIPAHQLNLTLESKVIKGIYTAGTINGTSGYEEAACQGFIAGVNAARKILGKEQIVIDRSEGYIGVLIDDIINKKTPEPYRVLPSRAEYRLTLRQDNIFIRLFDKAKEIGLLSEEKLNELENAKKEMDKEIERLKGITVYPTKETNEKLFLLGKEYAEKNNEEFVKTGANNPVSAFEFLARKEINYDNLSEFVETVELDSLAKEQVEIEAKYRVFIEREKAQIEKFKKLEEMIIPEDFDYEKVQGLSNIAISGLVYGKPRTIGQASRISGVTYNDIALLIALLK
- the pheT gene encoding phenylalanine--tRNA ligase subunit beta: MLISLNWLKQYIDLDGIEINEMENALTMIGQEVEKIEVLGENLENVVTAQIIEKEMHPDSDHLTICKVDNGKEILQIVCGAPNHKAGDKVVLAQVGAKLAPDFVIKKGKIRGVESNGMLCSEEELNIGKDSDGIMILPEDTPVGVPMKEYLGINDTVFELEITPNRPDCLSHIGIARELGAYYNKEVKYPSFVINSESSEKTADNISVEIEDSNLAKRYVARIIKNVTVKESPKWLKERVESIGIRSINNIVDASNFIMMELNQPNHTFDLDKIEGGKIVVRAGHENEKLVTLDEQERELNSDDIVISDGVKAVALGGVMGGQNSEITENTKNILLEVANFNSQNVRKTSRRLTLFSESSYRFERRVDEENAINVINRLANIIQEVAGGEILEGVVDNYPVPYKKKTATLNFERLNRFVGKNIPRETVIGILTRLEIEVVDNGETLTLTAPTYRDDLENEQDYFEEVIRMYGFDNIENILPKLDISEKPVIDTTKLSTQVKLIAANAGLKEVINYSFVPKDAMEKIKYTSVERENLIDLLRPITEDFVTLRPTLLYSLLKNAKENMNRNATNIRFFEVSRTFVKAEELAKEEVKLGIILAGENNKTLWNPKPVPYDFYDLKGIVEEIFTQLKFNNYMIKRSEQSQYHPGRSVDVFVGRELIGSFGEIHPDVLENFDLGKTSVLVGEFNIDLIQKYIGKKIKYQGIVKYPAVPRDFAFVMREDILVGDVLKTIQKVDKKIEKVELFDIYQGAGVLPGMKSVAISVILRDKNKTLEEKEIVDISNKIVAKVEKDYGAVLRK
- the pheS gene encoding phenylalanine--tRNA ligase subunit alpha → MLEKLAHLREEVLEKLDKVGNLEELNELRVKILGKKGEFTAIMKEMGNIAAEKRAEFGKTTNEIKNVLLAKFDETTTGLKEIAKQERLKNETIDVTLPGRKANVGSLHPLTKTVMEIKDIVSSMGFDIVDGPEVEYVKYNFDALNIPKTHPSREITDTFYIKENEVVLRTQTSGMQIRYMEDRKPPFRMISIGKVYRPDYDVSHTPMFHQMEGLMVGENVSFANFKAILENIVKKIFGEDRRVRFRPHFFPFTEPSAEMDVECGVCKGEGCRVCKGTGWLEILGSGMVNPKVLSGVGIDPQKYQGFAFGLGLERITMLKYGIDDLRAFFENDERFLDQF
- a CDS encoding response regulator transcription factor yields the protein MVEKYLRDKCILIVDDEQEILNMVVSILEDGGYENTRTARNVKEALKCVEEKKPDFVILDVMLPDGNGFELLEKLRKDSNYPILFLTARGEDEDKFKGFGLGADDYIVKPFLPKELLFRITAILRRTYKEENFIVNLNGCQIDFSRGEIVKDGEKISLTAKEYELLKTLYRDAGRIVTIDSLCEAIWGENAYVYSNSLMTHIRRIREKIEKEPSHPVSLITMKGLGYKLIVEGK
- a CDS encoding YwqG family protein is translated as MDDKEIKIDDEYVQKFYEEIREDYEKNSPTKTFAKIKLVEDELKITDSKIVGLPYLPKGAEFPKAPNGEEMLMIAQINCEDLKGLKDFPQKGILQFFVFDDDDAMFGLDFDSPTVQDTFRVIYYDEIKEFYDEKELENIYKPHNYEESFLTNNNESYKIEFELRTEKERFEEAIYSVFDKLCKEKKLERHQEDWLYRKILNIEMEYSEEPHSQCDGFAFFTQSDPREFEEKYKKYDTVLFQLDSEYDENTKKWKVCIGDAGVLNFFINREKLKNKDFTEILYNWDCY